TCCCTCCTTCTGAGTTAATTACTTCCGATCGTAATTTCACCTTCGTTATTTTTATAAATAATACTTCTGGAGTATTCCTCCTGAACCAACAGGCTGGAAGAGCCGATTCGGATGCGAACCACTGGCAGCAGCTGCTGGCATTGAATGATTCCGGATTGTTCCTTGTCAATTGCGTCTATCTCTTCCAGGCGGTTTGTAATCTCCTGTTCCCGGAGGTTTAAATAAGTGGAGGCCTGCTTTAAATTATCCAATAAATGCTGTTTATCCTGTCTCTGGGTGGTTTCAAGATAGGTGATATTTTTTCTCACTTCCGACATGTTATGATGAAGCTGCTCCAGTTCCCTGGTAAGACGGGTGGATTCCTCCACGTTTTTAGGAACATTTGCAATTATTAATTCGGTAATGAGCCGCCGTACTTTGGAACCAATAATGCGTGCATTGATGCTGTTAGCAGCCAGCAGGGTTCCACCGATAATGACGCCCATGCCGGAGGTAACAATAATATCCTGACCGCTTTCTATTTTGGAGTTGATAATGCTTTCTGCATACACATTTCCTCCGGCGGTAACCGTGCAATGCTCCAGGTAGCGGCATTTGACATCGGAGTCAGAGGCCAGAGTACCGCGGCCGTTTCCAGACATACCGCTGGCAATGGTAATGGCTCCCTGAGCAGTAATCTGGGCGCCTTCTACGGAGCCTCTGATGTTAATGCTTCCGGTAGCCTTCACCGAAAAACCGTTTCTTACATCTCCGGTAATTAATATATCGCCGTCATAATCTAAGTTTCCCGTACTGTTATCAATATCACCATTTATCTTAAGGATAGGATCTACCTGGAATTTTCCATTAACAAATGTTACATGGCCAGTTTTTTGAGAAAGGAGCAGAGTCCGGTCCTCCGAAAGCTGCGTATTGCGGCCTGCAGGCACGGGAACGTCAGTTCCCTTAATGGTACAGGGATAAGGTTGCCCGGTTATGGTCATACCATTTTCACCCGGAAAAGCAAGACTAATACTGCAAATCGTTTCTCCATCTTTGACAGACTGAATATTATTTAATTTTTTGTAATCTACAGATCCA
The nucleotide sequence above comes from Lacrimispora sp. BS-2. Encoded proteins:
- a CDS encoding FapA family protein: MKEKTKKGFFSLFQNVRRFSEPSEISDAADDVSTDDVPTEESQNEDLIETVSDPAAQKSSAATTAFFEIENKPPCSFIWEPSDDPLLVRIDEEALCSECAQFASKMQSLSNVIKRTSEASQEQDPQPRAAQAYINISKDRMAAWIYVIPPFNGGQDIKEEDLKSILNQEHVSTGIIEESLKSIVENQVYGQAVLIAKGILARDGIDGSIKDHFKRDLKLEFIEDENGSVDYKKLNNIQSVKDGETICSISLAFPGENGMTITGQPYPCTIKGTDVPVPAGRNTQLSEDRTLLLSQKTGHVTFVNGKFQVDPILKINGDIDNSTGNLDYDGDILITGDVRNGFSVKATGSINIRGSVEGAQITAQGAITIASGMSGNGRGTLASDSDVKCRYLEHCTVTAGGNVYAESIINSKIESGQDIIVTSGMGVIIGGTLLAANSINARIIGSKVRRLITELIIANVPKNVEESTRLTRELEQLHHNMSEVRKNITYLETTQRQDKQHLLDNLKQASTYLNLREQEITNRLEEIDAIDKEQSGIIQCQQLLPVVRIRIGSSSLLVQEEYSRSIIYKNNEGEITIGSN